Below is a window of Diaminobutyricibacter sp. McL0608 DNA.
AGGACTACGTGCGCACCCTCCGCAGTCGCGGGCTCTCGTCGAGTCGCGTCATCTACAAGCACGTGCTCAGGAACGCCGGCGGCCCCGCCCTCGCCGTCCTCGCCGTGCAGTTCGTCGGCCTCCTCGGCGGGGCGGTGATCGTGGAGCAGATCTTCGCGATCCCCGGCCTCGGCCAGGTCTCCGTCACCGCCACCACGCAAGGCGACATCCCCCTCGTGATGGGCCTCGTCGTCGTCACCGCGATCATCGTCGTGGTCGTCAACCTCCTCATCGACCTGCTGCAAGGCTGGCTCAACCCGAAGGTGCGTCTCTCATGACTCAGACTGCCCCGATGCCGGACCCGTCCCTGACCGTCGCGGTCGAGGAGTCCGGTGCTCGCGTATCCCTCTTCCGCCGGCTGCTGAAGAACCCGGTCGGCCTCATCGCGATGCTCTTCCTCGCGCTGCTGGTGCTCAGCGCCATCTTCGCTCCGTGGCTCGCGCCGCACGACCCGAACGCCGCATCCCTGAATGACGTTCTCGACCCGATCAGCGCCAAGCATCCGCTCGGCGCGGACAGTGCGGGCCGGGATGTGCTGAGCCGGCTCCTCTATGCGACCCGCTTCAGTCTCGCCGGCGCTCTCGTCGCCCTGATCGTCGCCGCCGTCATCGGCGTGACCGGCGGACTCTTCGCCGGCTACTACGGCAAGTGGTTCGATTCGGTGTCGTCGTGGCTGACCAGTCTCCTGATGGCGCTTCCGGGCATCGTCGTGCTGCTGGCGGCACGCGCCGTCATCGGCCCGTCGCTGTGGGCGTCGATGGTCATCTTCGGTGTCATCCTCTCTCCCGCGTTCTTCCGGCTGGTGTACGCCTCGGTCACCGCGGTGCGCAACGAGCTCTACGTCGACGCAGCGCGCGTCTCGGGGCTCGGCGACGCCAGCATCATCGGCCGCCACATCCTGACCGTGGTACGGGCACCCGTCATCATCCAGGCCGCGATGGTCACCGGCATCGCGATCGCCGTGCAGGCCGGGCTGGACTTCCTGGGGCTCGGCGACATGAACATCCCGACCTGGGGTTCCATGCTGAACGACGGCTTCGCGAACATCTACAAGGATCCGCTGCTCATGCTGTGGCCGAGCCTCGCGATCGCGCTGACCTGTATCGCGCTCACGCTGCTCGCCAACGCGATGCGCGACGAGCTCGAGCGGACCGCGGCGAAGAAGACGCGCAAATCGAAGGTGAAGACCGACACGGGCATCGTGCACGAAGCGGTCGTGCGCCACCCCGACGACTCCCGCACCCTCGAAGGCGTCGGTGAGGTGCTCCTCTCGATCGAGCACCTGTCGGTCGGCTACGACCAGCCCGACGGCTCGATCAAGCACGTCGTCAACGACGTGTCGCTCGAGGTGCGCCGCGGTGAGGTGCACGGTCTGATCGGCGAGTCCGGCTCGGGCAAGACGCAGACCGCGTGGTCGGTGCTCCGGCTGCTGCCCGAAGGCGGCCGGGTCACGGGCGGTTCCATCACGTTCGAGGGCAAGGACCTGGCGAACGCCAGCGAGAAGGAGATGACGCGCCTCCGCGGTCGCACCATCGCCTACATCCCGCAGGAGCCCATGTCGAACCTGGATGCGTCGTTCACGATCGGCAGCCAGCTGGTCGAACCGATGCGGGTGTGCCTGAGCCTCTCCAAGAAGGAGGCGAAGGAACGCGCGCTCGAGCTGCTGGCGAAGGTCGGCATCCCGAACCCGCAGCGCACCTTCGCGGCCTACCCCCACGAGGTCTCCGGCGGCATGGCGCAGCGCGTGCTGATCGCCGGCGCGATCTCCTGCAACCCCGACCTGCTGATCGCCGACGAGCCGACGACGGCCCTGGACGTGACCGTGCAGGCCGACATCCTCGACCTGCTGCGCAACCTGCAGGACGAACTGAACATGGGCGTCGTTCTCGTCACGCACAACTTCGGCGTCGTCGCCGACCTGTGCGACCGCGTCTCGGTCATGCGCAACGGGCGCATCGTCGAGTCGGGGCCGGTGCGTGCGATCTTCGCCAACCCTGAGCACGTCTACACGAAGGCACTGTTCGACGACATCCTCGAAGAGGGCGCAGCCCGCGGGGAACTCGTCACGACCAGCGCGACCATCGAAGGAGAACGGTCATGAGCGAGCTGCTGCTCGACGCCGACGAGGTCGTCGTCGAATACCCGGTGAAGGGTTTCCGCAAGGAGCCGTTCAAGGCCCTGAAGAGTGTCTCGCTCGACATCAGGCCCGGCGAGACCGTGGGCCTCGTCGGAGAGTCCGGTTCGGGCAAGACGACGCTGGGTCGCGCGGTGCTGGGGCTCGCCCCGGTGACCGGCGGCGCCATCCGCTA
It encodes the following:
- a CDS encoding dipeptide/oligopeptide/nickel ABC transporter permease/ATP-binding protein, with product MTQTAPMPDPSLTVAVEESGARVSLFRRLLKNPVGLIAMLFLALLVLSAIFAPWLAPHDPNAASLNDVLDPISAKHPLGADSAGRDVLSRLLYATRFSLAGALVALIVAAVIGVTGGLFAGYYGKWFDSVSSWLTSLLMALPGIVVLLAARAVIGPSLWASMVIFGVILSPAFFRLVYASVTAVRNELYVDAARVSGLGDASIIGRHILTVVRAPVIIQAAMVTGIAIAVQAGLDFLGLGDMNIPTWGSMLNDGFANIYKDPLLMLWPSLAIALTCIALTLLANAMRDELERTAAKKTRKSKVKTDTGIVHEAVVRHPDDSRTLEGVGEVLLSIEHLSVGYDQPDGSIKHVVNDVSLEVRRGEVHGLIGESGSGKTQTAWSVLRLLPEGGRVTGGSITFEGKDLANASEKEMTRLRGRTIAYIPQEPMSNLDASFTIGSQLVEPMRVCLSLSKKEAKERALELLAKVGIPNPQRTFAAYPHEVSGGMAQRVLIAGAISCNPDLLIADEPTTALDVTVQADILDLLRNLQDELNMGVVLVTHNFGVVADLCDRVSVMRNGRIVESGPVRAIFANPEHVYTKALFDDILEEGAARGELVTTSATIEGERS